The DNA segment TGTCCTTAATTTTCCGGCATTACTAAAAGAACTGATTTATGGCATGTTTTTCGAGTCTTATGCACACAGATGATTCCTATATTTGTCATCATCATGCTGAAAACCAAGCAGCACTCGCCGGAAAAGAACATTGTGGAGACAGGGATGTTTAAAGAGTGCAGTAGCTATTATTAATTGATGAATTCTACATCTAAGACGACAATAATGCATCCATACTCACTATGGAAGAGTTCACAGAATCACTTAATATGTAATTTTTGAACACAAACCAGCTAATAactaaccatcaatcacaaacaaAAGGATAAAGCCCACGGCCGCTCCTCCTCCGGGCACTTGAACAGCAGCAATTCAAGTGTTTGTTCGATTGTGTTCACCAATCAACCATGGTTCATTGtataaaatatacatatatatctgccACCAGCTGCATGGCCATCAAATAGTTACATGGGTAATCATACTACAATTTCGAGTAGAGCATACTAGAATTTGAGCACGAGTGTTTCATCCCATCAGTTTAAGCATACACTgtatcatatgaataccaaataaGTCATCAGATGAGGAAGTATGACCATCCACTAATTTATACAAAGCCTTGTTGTAGTCAAGTAATTTATCTAAAATCAAATGCTTTGGACGGAAGCACCAGAAGACCATCCACTAGTCCGGCTAGTTAAAGCAGGTCTCATCGTGATAATGGCTGATTCATTCGCTCCAGCCCTCAGCGCGGCCCTGCCAGCTTCCAGAAGCCTTGCGACTGCATCCTCAGCATACTTGTTGGCTTGGCCGACGGTCATGCCCTTGCCAATGTCCGGGTAGGTATTCAGCACATGGTCTCCATTGAGCTGAGAAGCAAGTTGGATCAGTTCCACCTGAAACTCAGAGAGCACTTTATCTTCCCTCGGTCCAAATGGCCTCAGCGGCTTCACTTCTGGGAGTTTCTCTGATCATACAGACAAACATTAGCTGTCAGAAACAGGATAAATGAAGCGGTGAAATATGAGTGTGAGATTTCATCTTTATATGGAATCAATTTTCGTGGATGAGATGAAAAGGTTTCAGTTCAAGCAAGGCCCAGCCTGACTCGGGTGTTGGGAGCTCAACGTTGGTGACATTTTTCCTATATATAGCTTCGATATCAGAAACTGAAACTGAACCTACTTCATGGCATGTCCGACCACCTAAATTCAGTCACAGTGCCTGAATGaaaaatgtttttctttttcatgttGAAGCAGATATCTTTTACTGCTAATAAGCTGGTCAGATTTCCATTAGCAAAATATCTCCATACTTGAACTAGTAACTCAGATTTCCATCTATTGTTCCAACTATTAGTCTTTCGAATAATCTCGACAAATAGACAATAGATCTAATCAAAGGATCTCACAGCTTAAATGCTAGCACACCACTGCATGTGCTACATGGGTATAGGTGCTTATAAATGTATCACATATAGAATTGCATTACCTGGACAATCAGTTCTTGGCGTCTTCCTGAGGTAAAAGTAGCTCTCAAATGTCCCAGCCCAAGCATCTCTCTTTGTGAGATAATTAGAATTCAGGTTGAACAATCTCTTTACAGTTGCTGGAACGGAAGAGTGCTCAAATTGTGAATTTGGAGTTGGCCCTTTAGGCTCATGGATCACTGCATGGTAAAAGGAAGTAATGCATAAATAATCACGCTCGACATGACAGATTAATAATTTTAGAACAGCCATATATTTGCGGGATGAAAAGGAAAAAGTGTCTAACACAACTACATTGCACTCAATATGACAAATAAAATGGGCGAATAGCTGTGTGTCAGGACCATAAGTCTAATGGATCACTTCATTGCGCCGTACATAATAGACAAAAATGTATCAACAAAAATCTTTGAATCTATTGCCATGAGCGCAAACGTTAGCTGAAACAATATGTTGATCAGCGTGGATCTGTGACAGTATGTGGTGTGCCAAGCCAGCAAAATGTCAGCAAGGCTCCATGCCAGTGTAAGCATGGCCAAGCCCACAAATATTGGCACGACTATAAATCGCTTCTTCTAAACCAAACCAGAAATTTTCAAAAAGTTTAACTTGCCTTCTTATTTTTTATCTCCTAATGATTCTCTGTTGCAAAACAAAGCCTAAAGACAGATATTTCATATACATGTTGGATTGATGAAGTGTAGAGAAATTATAATGAAAAAAATGTGCACATCGACTTTCTAGAATGATAAAAAATCATGCAAGAAAATGCAGTTCATGAAAACCCAATTGAGATGATTTTTTCTTGTTTCAGTGCATGCAGATAGTTGATGAATGCATTAAGAAAATACTAGAGTTTGACACATCAAGAAATCTTTAATTGGAAAGTTCAAACTTGCACAAAGTTTTCTGCAAACATTGATTAGGCTACTACAAGACTTCAGGAAATATAAGTTCATACTTCATACCATAGTGGATCTTGCTCGATGGCATACATAAACTGAAATGATTCCTAACTGCAACTAGGTTGGCATGTATAACAACTAGTGGTCATACAgaaaaatgaaatcaaaagatAATCAACCAATCCATTTACCGATTAGCTACATGAATTGTATTTAAGATGAAAGGAACACAAATCCACATGGGCAGCGTGCGTTTCAAAGCCTCAGTAGCAGAGTCTATCATAATTGATTTAAAGAGTCAAGAAGAATGGAGAACTTTGAAAGTGAAACAATCACTCACCGGTGCGCTTCTCAATCCAAGGGGAGATAAGGATGGTGGGAACCCGAACACCCAACCTATCGAACTTGAAATAGAAAGGGTCGGGGCCGATGATGCCGTCCGGGTTGGGCACCCCAGTGACAGGTGTGGGCACATGGTCGTAGAACCCGCCATGCTCGTCATAGGTGATAAGCAAGGCCGTCTCGTTCCACTGCGGGCTCGCCCGGAGCGTCTCGTAGATCTCCTTCACGAGCCTCTGACCCCTGGCGACGTCGTGGGATGGGTGATCGTCGTTGGCCGGGGAGAGCTTCACGTCGAAGTAGTGTTGTTCGATGACCACGTAGTTAGGCAGCCGGCCCTGCTTGGCGTGCAGCTTGAAGGCGAGCTTGTAGCTGTGGAACTTGACGAGGTGCTTCAGCTTCCGCAGGCTCTTGAAGAAGAGCACGGCGGGGATGTTCTGGTAGTAGACGCCGAAACTGAGACCATCCTCATCGAGGGAATCGAATATGGTCTTCTGGGGGAAGCCGTGGATGAGGTCCCTGCGCACGTTGCTGGTGGCCCCGTGGGAGGTGGCGGAGTGGACGTAGAAGCGATTGGGCTGGGTGGAGGCCGGGACGGAGGCGAACCACCTATCGAACACCGCGAACTCCTCCGCGAGAGCGGAGTAGACGGGGACAGCCTCGGGGGCGAAACCCCGCATGACGGTGCCGGCCACGCCCTCGCCCATGCTCTCGGCCTGCTGGGCAAAGCCGCTCATGGGGGCGGGAACCGCAGAGGTGTCGTCGGAGCCGAATATCTGCTCGCGGATAGCCTGGAAGGAGTGGCCGGGGTCGTAGTCGACGTAGGCGGCGCCGTCGGAGACAAATACCTCAGGGGAGGAGGGGTCAGACGCCTTGACGTGGTTGGACTCGCGACCGGTGAGGCCGTCGATGTCCGTGCGGCCGCCCTTGCTCCGGAGCCACCCCAGCATGTGGTCAAACGACCGGTTCTCCATCACCAGCACCACCAGGGTCTTGATCGGCCCTTTGATTTCGTGCttcgccttcttcttcctcctccccacCGCCCTCTCAGCGTCCAGGCAGTGGGCGGAGGCCACCAGGTAGAGCACGAAGACGGCCACCGCGAGGAGCCTCCTCCGCCCCCGCCCCCGCCACTGGACCCCCGAATCCATCTCTCTGTCGCCGAACGGAGGAGCCCGGAGCAAGAAACGTAATGATACagttgttgatgatattgtgatCTCCGAATGGGGAGGACTCCTTCCCTTCCACGGATGAAAGACGAAGGGGTTTGTCCGACTGCGGTTGGCGAGTCAAACAAAGAAGGGCGTCTGGTACGAAGGCCGGGTCAAATATAAAAAGGCACCAACGAATAAATTAGAACCAAAGGTACGCCACAAGCTACCCTCCTCTCTTATCTTCTACTCTTGGATTGGTATTGATGAGTGCTTCGTCGATTTCAATTCTTTTAAACattaaaatatatacatatacatattctttttgtattttatttctaAAATTGAATTAATATGTGCTAATGACTGCTATCACTTCACGTTGAAACTTCAAGAGAATATTCGAGTATATTATTAATGCGGTCAATTTTGATCCTTTCACAAcctaccttttttttttgtttttccacgATGCCGAATATGACAACTTTTTTCACACACACCAATCCAAAGGGGTATAAaataaactaatttttttaaatattttaaatatatatttgaaaaaaaaaatgatttaagtCTCTTCACAAAACTAATAGTATCTTAGAATTTGTGCCTAAAATATGAGTGTCATGAAATCGATTTAGCAAATCGTGCAAGAACAACAATAAAGATGCatgattaaaatttaatattataattattaactAATAACATGCTTATAATCAATCGTGATAATATAacataatcaattaaaattttataaataataaaaaaaaaaggagagtagAGAAACCCACCTCTTTGTCTCTTGAAATGGAGATCCTCCTTCTCCTCGTCAGTAGATAAAAGGAGGGTTTGATCATCCTTAAATATGAGAGAATGGAGGGTtttcttttaagaaaataaattattaatttatggaATTAATgattaattagttatttttttcttgaattaccAATATAAATTATGAATTATATTTCAACTAGGAATTAATTTTCCTTATTAGGCTATACCTACTAGCAAATTAATTAACCCATTTAGAGTAAGACtctaattataattttaaattttaagaaaaatagattacaaatatttcagtgatgatATTACATTTTGGTTGCATCGAATTCTTTGAATTCTCACACTTTGGGTTGTAATActttagatatatatattttttttatattttaagcaAATGTATCGCACACAAAAATTCTACTTTAAATTACATCAAatgcattaattttttttttttatcataagaaCAGATTTATTGCATGCTGAAAGGATGCATTTGTTGCTTAGCATTTTAGAGATATTTCTGTTAGGGACGAATGCGTCACACAAAATGAATGTTTTGATTTCATCAAGTATCTTAAATGCTTTTTTTATCTTAGGTTAACGTAGCGTGAGCAAAAGGAATGGTTCATGCATTCCTTCAATTGTAATAATcaattaatcttcttttttttttagtattgTCATATCTAAAAGATGAAAATAAATTAATGTTAAGGGGATATTATTTGAGAGTTGTCACAATTGACCAAAGAGAATTTTTTCTCAAAGACAAAAAACGATGTCTATATCTTTACAATTaacatttttaaataatatactaTAAATCATTCTTCTATCGGATAATAGATACATAATAACCggaaaaaaagaaaaggcaaaaccATATACATCATGGAGTAAATGTGGAGAGGCCCACATGGAAAATGACGTTGCCGTAATCGGGTGGATTGATCGAAGCTTCTTCGGACCCATCCAATGCTGAAGAAGACAGAGAGAGCCGACGAGTAAAAGGCCTCTGGTGGCGGAGATTGGACCGAGCAGAAGCTTATGTTGGCAAATGCAACAGCGTGGCCCACTTTGTCGACCACATGTTTTGGGAGACGTCGATTGTCGCGATTGCGTTCTGGAAATCGATGTTCCATCACAAGCGGCCAACATTTATTTCGACATCACGTTTCCCAGTCAAAGCGCATCGGACGGTTCCACGTGGAGACGAAGGCCTCGTGATTGATGCATCAGTTAAaaattcagtggtcaaagaacgcTAATTAAGTCGTGCGTTTAACCGTTAAACAACTAAGGACACGAAGATACTCACGTGCGATACACGTCCAGCTGACACGAAGACGCTCACCCGATGCCCACGTGCGACGGAGTATGGCGGTTTCCCGATGCTCACGTGAAGACCACGTGCTTCTGGTGTGCTCTCTATATAACGCGGCTTGTATAAATGATGTTCCGTTGCCGATCGTCACTCCGGAGGAGGCAAGAGACTGATCGGGAATACTCTTCTTTTTCTTGCTCGATTCTGCGGTAATGGTTATTCTCCCTCTATCACTGTTGTTTTCTCTTTATTCTAAGGTTCTTTAGGGTTTAGAGGTCTGTCCTTTTTTCGTTCGT comes from the Musa acuminata AAA Group cultivar baxijiao chromosome BXJ2-8, Cavendish_Baxijiao_AAA, whole genome shotgun sequence genome and includes:
- the LOC135619616 gene encoding non-specific phospholipase C1-like, whose protein sequence is MDSGVQWRGRGRRRLLAVAVFVLYLVASAHCLDAERAVGRRKKKAKHEIKGPIKTLVVLVMENRSFDHMLGWLRSKGGRTDIDGLTGRESNHVKASDPSSPEVFVSDGAAYVDYDPGHSFQAIREQIFGSDDTSAVPAPMSGFAQQAESMGEGVAGTVMRGFAPEAVPVYSALAEEFAVFDRWFASVPASTQPNRFYVHSATSHGATSNVRRDLIHGFPQKTIFDSLDEDGLSFGVYYQNIPAVLFFKSLRKLKHLVKFHSYKLAFKLHAKQGRLPNYVVIEQHYFDVKLSPANDDHPSHDVARGQRLVKEIYETLRASPQWNETALLITYDEHGGFYDHVPTPVTGVPNPDGIIGPDPFYFKFDRLGVRVPTILISPWIEKRTVIHEPKGPTPNSQFEHSSVPATVKRLFNLNSNYLTKRDAWAGTFESYFYLRKTPRTDCPEKLPEVKPLRPFGPREDKVLSEFQVELIQLASQLNGDHVLNTYPDIGKGMTVGQANKYAEDAVARLLEAGRAALRAGANESAIITMRPALTSRTSGWSSGASVQSI